One stretch of Armatimonadota bacterium DNA includes these proteins:
- a CDS encoding peptide ABC transporter substrate-binding protein has translation MAKRGTALTRRQALALITAGPLAAAGCSFRRSGTGSAASADVLRVALLAEPGTFDPAKVPDLVTAEMLSHVAEPLIRYTADNKPGACLAQGWEISTDRLVYTFHLRQGARFSNGDPLTANDVKASWERALSPKTIAPIAPNYLAGVVGVSDIVAGRSAHLAGVEALDSSTLRVTLDHPRSYFLGMVSYPTNFVLSSRSMAEAGNRIDQHTLCGTGPYTLQSYEPGVMVRLKANADYWGGPPRLRGIDMPVMLNPDTIINNFHANSIDMWNVQIPFSRYAQDEAAHRYPGEYHLEPMASIDYFVMHPKLQPVFADPRVRRAFAGAIDVDQILRVAYLGVALPPHGMVPDALAGGATPPPVIAYDPVAARRLLAQAGFAGGKGFPRVALVTLEDSPPFIQACQIAAAGLQANLGISVDLQVREAAQFWADQDNQTIPFYFTGWVADYPDLQDFLSALFVSHAPINRVGYANSAFDALCRKADGEPDGPNRVRLYARANAVLMQDVGVLPVAQEPRIVLARSNVHGWQINLCNYLPDTATYKTSS, from the coding sequence ATGGCAAAACGCGGTACCGCGTTAACCCGCCGTCAGGCGCTCGCACTCATAACCGCAGGTCCACTTGCAGCCGCAGGGTGCTCGTTCCGTAGAAGCGGTACAGGCTCCGCTGCCAGCGCCGATGTGCTGCGCGTTGCCTTGTTGGCCGAACCGGGAACCTTCGATCCGGCCAAGGTACCCGACCTGGTCACTGCTGAGATGCTCAGCCATGTTGCCGAGCCACTCATCCGGTACACGGCGGATAACAAGCCCGGCGCCTGCCTCGCACAGGGCTGGGAGATCAGCACCGATCGGCTCGTCTACACCTTCCATTTGCGGCAGGGCGCGCGATTCTCGAACGGTGACCCGCTGACGGCCAACGATGTGAAGGCATCGTGGGAGCGCGCGCTTTCTCCCAAGACAATCGCGCCTATTGCGCCAAACTATCTTGCGGGCGTGGTGGGTGTTTCCGATATCGTGGCCGGCAGATCCGCGCACCTCGCGGGTGTGGAGGCGCTCGACTCCAGCACCCTCCGCGTCACGCTCGATCATCCGCGCTCCTACTTCCTCGGCATGGTCTCATATCCGACCAACTTCGTGCTCAGCTCACGCAGTATGGCCGAAGCCGGGAACCGGATTGACCAGCACACACTTTGCGGTACCGGTCCCTACACGCTGCAATCTTACGAGCCCGGCGTTATGGTACGCCTGAAGGCGAATGCCGACTATTGGGGCGGCCCTCCACGACTCCGCGGAATCGATATGCCGGTGATGCTGAATCCCGACACGATCATCAACAACTTCCACGCCAACTCCATCGACATGTGGAATGTACAGATACCGTTTTCGCGATACGCACAGGATGAGGCCGCGCATAGGTATCCTGGTGAGTACCATCTCGAGCCCATGGCTAGCATCGACTATTTTGTGATGCATCCAAAGCTGCAGCCGGTGTTTGCCGATCCGCGCGTCCGCCGTGCATTTGCCGGCGCAATCGACGTGGATCAGATCCTCCGGGTAGCCTATCTGGGCGTGGCGCTCCCGCCTCACGGCATGGTTCCAGATGCCCTTGCAGGTGGCGCCACGCCGCCACCCGTCATTGCGTACGATCCGGTGGCAGCACGCCGATTGCTGGCACAAGCGGGATTCGCGGGCGGCAAGGGGTTTCCCCGGGTGGCTTTGGTTACGCTGGAAGACTCTCCGCCGTTTATACAGGCATGCCAGATCGCGGCCGCCGGCCTGCAGGCAAATCTGGGAATATCGGTCGACCTCCAGGTGCGCGAAGCGGCGCAGTTCTGGGCGGATCAGGACAACCAGACGATCCCGTTCTACTTCACAGGCTGGGTTGCGGACTACCCGGATTTGCAGGACTTCCTCTCCGCGCTCTTCGTATCGCATGCACCCATCAACCGCGTTGGGTACGCCAATTCCGCCTTTGACGCTCTGTGCCGTAAGGCCGACGGTGAGCCCGACGGGCCCAATCGCGTACGCCTCTACGCGCGGGCGAACGCGGTTCTGATGCAAGATGTCGGCGTTCTACCGGTTGCGCAGGAGCCCCGGATCGTTCTCGCTCGGAGTAACGTGCATGGTTGGCAGATCAACCTCTGCAACTACCTGCCCGACACCGCTACATACAAGACGTCGTCGTAA
- a CDS encoding uracil-DNA glycosylase gives MQPAEVSIPSEPVPPASAVHEASEPSVPAKAVQLATLAKQVAECRRCALAAMRTQTVFGEGNPESPLMLVGEGPGHEEDATGRPFVGRAGKLLDECLQECGLSRRHVYICNVVRCRACIRESGSIRNRPPTPDEISACTSWLRQTIEIAAPMVILCLGAPSAGVIIHKNFRMMQERGRFFATPFARSAIAAMHPAYVLRQHGAAYEAARGSLIEDIAAARAKVIELKRQPASALL, from the coding sequence ATGCAGCCCGCGGAGGTGTCGATTCCGTCGGAGCCCGTACCGCCGGCGAGCGCGGTTCATGAGGCTTCTGAACCATCTGTACCGGCCAAAGCGGTACAGCTCGCCACACTGGCCAAACAGGTCGCGGAGTGCCGGCGGTGCGCGCTTGCCGCGATGCGAACGCAAACCGTCTTCGGCGAAGGCAATCCGGAATCTCCATTGATGCTTGTCGGTGAGGGTCCCGGGCATGAGGAAGATGCCACTGGCCGCCCGTTTGTGGGTCGCGCCGGAAAACTGCTGGATGAGTGCCTGCAGGAGTGTGGCCTAAGTCGCCGCCACGTTTACATCTGCAATGTAGTGCGATGCCGCGCGTGTATTCGGGAATCCGGCAGTATTCGAAACCGGCCGCCAACTCCCGACGAGATATCCGCCTGCACATCGTGGCTGAGGCAGACCATTGAGATTGCGGCGCCAATGGTAATCCTCTGTCTCGGTGCGCCGTCGGCCGGGGTAATCATCCACAAGAACTTCCGGATGATGCAGGAGCGCGGCCGGTTTTTTGCCACTCCTTTTGCCCGCAGCGCAATCGCGGCCATGCACCCTGCATACGTTCTGCGGCAGCATGGCGCGGCGTACGAGGCTGCCCGAGGCTCATTGATAGAGGATATTGCAGCCGCGCGAGCGAAAGTGATAGAGTTGAAACGGCAGCCGGCCAGTGCGCTGCTATAG
- a CDS encoding VCBS repeat-containing protein has protein sequence MVNRSRWRRSGWVRIVLAAVLLIGSHPSARAQAELILHTFLAGSTEPLDAQAPLTLGQDGNFYGAATRGGAYGYGCVYQVTPAGVVTVMHSFDNISGGSPYGHVALAADGSIWGAATGGPIGAGVIYRVTPSQTFQIVHSFTSGDGQTPNGLMLAADGNFYGTTQRGGAFGLGALYQLTPNGAFRLLWSFGGVTADGNTPVGRLVQGPDGTLYGVTSYGTANGAGAIFTVSSSFVEHVLYSFTADTGYPAAGVTIGGDGSLYGALISPGIIYKVTLPQALFSTVATLSSSEQQVQGALTASGNLLYACAFSDGFLPGEVFSCSTSGTLHKVHAFTGSDGYAPLAPVTVGPSGALYGVTSGGGAEASGTVWTISSASVYSVIHNFQNANTGGSNPAAAPTLGNDGKLYLPMGMYGAANCGAIDQVDHSGFSTAFTTFNNPGNNAPQFPLFKAADGSFYGVTQAAVFTPAVLYHLSATGVSTTVFSYDTVAPAGSGVTLAADGNLYGVSGNQVYGAPPGQGGPNVLYQVTPAGVYKVLYTFGLTAADGANTQGSPVQAADGKLYGETEAGGANGCGAIYRMDLSGNETVVFSFNGLDGEEPVGGLTLASNGDLYGVTVLGGANGGGTVFEITPGAAPTVREVYAFDRITAGAPTGPPMLASDGNLYGATQGGGKAGAGAMYRLTLSGAFTLLHSSRPLVDGTGITSPPAEIGGDLYYVDATGGPASTINADGTLLRLNLNLHDHDINGDAHPDILFQNSTTGDIVYWTMNGVTKTGSGTITTSLNPDWQLVCSYDLNLDGHPDLILHNKTTGALVYWLMNGASVIGSGVLSKGSSAAWQPITIADMDGTGNPYLLWQNSTTGAVVYWHLDGTVVTNTGTLFPSIPPTLKLVAAADINGDGYPDLIFQNSTTGDVTCLYMQNLSVLASGYLATGLLPSWQLVGAVDLNGDFSPDLLWHSTTSGDMVYWLMHGPATVQTGVIANLALSWAPVER, from the coding sequence ATGGTAAACCGCAGTCGCTGGCGCCGGTCAGGGTGGGTTCGCATCGTTCTAGCAGCAGTACTGCTGATCGGCAGCCATCCATCTGCCCGCGCTCAAGCGGAGTTGATCCTGCATACATTCCTCGCGGGTTCAACAGAGCCGCTGGATGCGCAGGCGCCGTTGACACTCGGACAAGATGGAAACTTCTATGGGGCGGCCACACGTGGCGGCGCCTACGGATACGGCTGTGTCTACCAGGTTACGCCGGCCGGCGTTGTCACCGTGATGCACTCGTTTGATAACATTAGCGGCGGATCGCCATACGGCCACGTTGCGCTCGCCGCAGACGGTTCCATCTGGGGGGCTGCCACCGGCGGCCCAATTGGCGCCGGCGTCATCTACCGCGTGACACCCAGCCAGACATTTCAGATTGTGCACAGCTTTACCTCAGGCGATGGGCAGACACCCAACGGGCTGATGCTGGCAGCGGATGGGAACTTCTACGGCACAACCCAGCGGGGCGGCGCGTTCGGCCTCGGCGCTCTCTACCAGCTGACTCCGAACGGAGCGTTCCGGCTGCTCTGGTCTTTTGGCGGCGTCACTGCCGACGGAAACACGCCGGTTGGCCGCCTGGTGCAGGGGCCGGATGGCACACTATATGGTGTTACATCCTACGGTACTGCAAATGGAGCCGGGGCCATCTTCACGGTGAGTTCCAGCTTCGTCGAACATGTCCTTTACAGCTTCACAGCCGACACCGGCTATCCTGCGGCCGGCGTGACCATTGGCGGAGATGGCTCGCTGTACGGGGCGCTCATCAGCCCCGGCATCATCTACAAGGTTACGTTGCCACAAGCGCTGTTCTCAACAGTCGCGACTCTTTCGTCCAGTGAGCAGCAGGTTCAGGGGGCGCTCACAGCGAGCGGAAACCTCCTCTACGCTTGCGCCTTCAGTGATGGGTTCCTGCCGGGCGAGGTCTTCTCGTGCAGTACCTCCGGGACTTTGCACAAAGTGCACGCGTTCACCGGCTCCGATGGTTATGCCCCGCTTGCGCCGGTTACCGTAGGTCCGTCCGGCGCCCTGTATGGCGTTACCAGCGGTGGCGGCGCGGAGGCGTCTGGTACCGTCTGGACCATCAGCAGTGCGTCGGTCTACTCCGTAATTCACAACTTTCAAAACGCCAATACCGGCGGCTCCAATCCTGCTGCCGCGCCAACACTGGGGAACGACGGCAAGCTCTACCTGCCGATGGGCATGTATGGCGCGGCTAACTGCGGCGCGATCGATCAGGTGGATCACTCCGGTTTCTCAACGGCTTTCACCACCTTCAACAATCCCGGCAATAATGCGCCGCAGTTCCCGCTTTTCAAAGCGGCGGATGGCTCCTTTTACGGGGTCACGCAGGCGGCGGTCTTCACTCCGGCGGTCCTCTACCACCTGAGCGCCACCGGAGTATCGACGACAGTCTTCTCCTATGATACGGTCGCGCCGGCTGGTTCCGGAGTGACGCTTGCAGCCGACGGGAACCTCTACGGCGTCAGCGGCAACCAGGTTTATGGCGCCCCGCCCGGCCAGGGCGGCCCCAATGTTCTGTACCAGGTCACGCCGGCTGGAGTGTATAAAGTTTTATACACGTTCGGACTCACAGCAGCAGATGGCGCGAACACGCAGGGCAGCCCTGTGCAGGCCGCTGACGGCAAGCTTTATGGTGAAACGGAGGCCGGAGGCGCGAATGGCTGTGGCGCCATCTACCGCATGGATTTGAGCGGTAACGAAACCGTGGTCTTCTCATTCAATGGACTCGATGGTGAGGAACCTGTTGGCGGACTGACCCTCGCCAGTAACGGCGACCTGTACGGCGTGACCGTTCTGGGTGGTGCGAACGGCGGTGGCACCGTTTTTGAAATCACGCCGGGCGCCGCGCCAACCGTGCGGGAAGTCTACGCCTTCGACCGGATTACCGCAGGCGCTCCAACGGGTCCGCCCATGTTGGCATCGGATGGCAACCTGTACGGCGCGACTCAAGGCGGTGGAAAGGCCGGCGCCGGCGCGATGTACCGGCTCACCCTGTCGGGCGCCTTCACGCTGCTGCATAGCTCACGCCCGCTGGTTGACGGTACCGGTATTACCTCGCCACCAGCCGAAATCGGCGGTGACCTCTATTATGTGGATGCAACCGGCGGGCCCGCCTCTACAATAAACGCCGATGGAACGTTGCTCCGCCTCAATCTGAACCTGCACGATCACGATATAAATGGTGATGCGCATCCCGACATCCTCTTCCAGAACTCCACCACCGGAGATATTGTCTACTGGACGATGAATGGCGTAACAAAAACTGGCAGCGGCACCATTACAACCTCGCTGAATCCGGACTGGCAGTTGGTCTGCAGCTATGATCTGAACCTGGACGGGCATCCCGACCTGATCCTGCATAACAAAACGACGGGAGCGCTCGTCTACTGGCTGATGAACGGCGCTTCCGTCATCGGCTCGGGCGTGCTGAGCAAGGGCTCCAGCGCGGCCTGGCAGCCGATCACTATTGCCGATATGGATGGCACCGGCAACCCGTACCTACTGTGGCAAAACTCCACAACAGGGGCCGTGGTCTACTGGCACCTTGACGGGACGGTGGTCACCAACACCGGAACGCTTTTTCCCTCCATACCGCCAACGCTCAAACTGGTGGCGGCAGCCGATATAAATGGTGACGGCTATCCGGACCTTATCTTCCAGAACAGCACTACCGGCGACGTGACCTGTCTCTATATGCAGAACCTCTCCGTGCTGGCCAGCGGTTACCTGGCCACCGGGCTGCTGCCGTCGTGGCAGTTGGTGGGAGCGGTAGACCTCAACGGCGACTTCTCTCCGGATCTACTCTGGCACAGCACAACCTCCGGTGACATGGTCTACTGGCTGATGCATGGGCCGGCAACGGTTCAGACGGGTGTGATTGCAAACCTTGCCCTTTCCTGGGCGCCCGTGGAGCGGTGA
- a CDS encoding peptide ABC transporter substrate-binding protein: MTKPRFQPRSAIRLSRRQVLAAAAAGAGAAITGCTTGRSGPGGPIHLTKNTLHYAINSDPTSLDPATVEDGMTIDLLQQIFEGLVRWDTHNQIVPNLAAGWTVSKDLTRYTFHLRPDIKFFNGRTVTAEDFRWSMDRACDPAIKSPTAPTYLKDVVGAQDRIDGKADTVTGIKAIDDTTLEITIDGTKPYWMGNLTYPTAWVVCREAIERTNGAVTRDSMVGTGPFKLAEFRNGYRVVLARNAAYHGGPPKLDFIERPVIMDGDTRLNQYIAGDCDYLEISPSDLDRIDTSAGLKAQLHTYPRAELWYVALNQAASGSPFVNMRVRQAIALAINKQEVVRIALRNTCDVANSIVPPEVPGYAPHIKPMSFDPAAARSLLAQAGFAGGKGFPALPFAFRQDQPEVADVAQVIAAQLKTNLGITLQLKPMEWTQLLQERLQKTLAIYIIRWAADYLDPQDFLSVLLHTSHLVNGQEDHPENGVGYSNPVFDKLCDEADTCINPRQRFAWYAQAEQIAVNEAPWVPLYFRRALELDKPRLHGIRDSVFGHLPHTTTWVSG; this comes from the coding sequence TTGACAAAACCGCGCTTCCAGCCCCGATCCGCTATTCGCCTTTCGCGGCGTCAGGTGCTCGCCGCGGCCGCAGCGGGTGCCGGCGCGGCCATCACGGGCTGTACCACCGGTCGTTCGGGACCTGGCGGCCCGATCCACCTTACAAAGAACACGCTTCACTACGCGATCAACAGCGATCCCACCAGCCTGGACCCGGCGACGGTGGAAGATGGCATGACCATCGACCTGCTGCAGCAGATCTTTGAGGGATTGGTGCGGTGGGATACGCACAATCAGATCGTTCCAAACCTGGCTGCGGGCTGGACCGTCAGCAAGGATCTCACGCGGTACACGTTTCACCTTCGGCCCGATATCAAGTTCTTTAATGGCCGCACCGTCACGGCCGAAGACTTCCGCTGGAGTATGGATCGCGCCTGCGATCCTGCCATCAAGTCTCCAACCGCTCCGACCTATCTCAAGGATGTTGTTGGCGCGCAGGATCGCATCGATGGAAAAGCCGATACCGTTACGGGCATCAAGGCCATCGACGACACCACACTCGAGATAACCATCGACGGTACCAAGCCCTACTGGATGGGCAACCTCACCTATCCGACGGCGTGGGTCGTATGCCGGGAAGCGATCGAAAGGACCAACGGAGCCGTGACGCGCGACTCGATGGTCGGCACCGGCCCGTTCAAACTCGCCGAGTTCCGAAACGGCTATCGCGTTGTGCTCGCCCGCAACGCAGCGTACCACGGCGGTCCGCCGAAGCTCGATTTCATCGAGCGGCCGGTGATCATGGATGGCGATACCCGGCTCAACCAGTATATCGCCGGCGACTGTGACTACCTGGAGATATCGCCCAGTGACCTCGATCGCATCGACACTTCGGCAGGGCTGAAGGCGCAGCTGCACACCTATCCGCGCGCGGAACTCTGGTACGTTGCGCTCAACCAGGCCGCTTCGGGGTCGCCGTTCGTCAATATGCGCGTCCGCCAGGCTATCGCATTGGCCATCAACAAGCAGGAAGTAGTCCGCATCGCGCTCCGGAATACGTGCGACGTCGCCAACAGCATCGTTCCGCCGGAGGTGCCCGGCTACGCTCCGCACATCAAGCCCATGAGCTTTGATCCTGCCGCTGCTCGCTCACTGCTTGCGCAGGCCGGGTTTGCCGGCGGAAAGGGCTTCCCAGCCCTGCCGTTTGCCTTTCGGCAGGATCAACCCGAAGTCGCCGATGTGGCCCAGGTTATTGCCGCGCAGCTCAAAACCAATCTCGGGATCACGCTGCAGCTGAAGCCGATGGAGTGGACGCAGCTGCTTCAGGAGCGGCTTCAGAAAACGCTCGCCATCTACATCATCCGATGGGCGGCAGACTACCTCGATCCACAGGATTTCCTTTCGGTACTGCTGCACACCAGTCACCTGGTCAACGGGCAGGAAGACCACCCCGAAAATGGGGTGGGGTACAGCAATCCGGTATTCGACAAACTGTGTGATGAGGCCGATACCTGCATCAACCCCAGGCAGCGCTTCGCATGGTACGCGCAGGCTGAGCAGATCGCGGTCAACGAAGCGCCGTGGGTCCCGCTCTATTTTCGCCGTGCCCTCGAGCTCGACAAGCCGCGCCTGCACGGCATCCGCGACAGCGTCTTTGGTCACCTGCCGCACACCACCACCTGGGTTTCGGGCTAG
- a CDS encoding DNA polymerase, with amino-acid sequence MTGSGGPLFTSEPQSSVTDPRLDPGAILFGADPLERVVAIESNGDAGIRIYRRRPEGVTVDVRPFEPWILTTTQPAGGLSGATWTRLEGEGLCWLAAFQTTTAYRSALFQLRDQHAELLTYGALPKLAMTRLGITPFKGMAFDELVRMQVDIETTGLNAETDRLLLVAVTDSLGLQEVLSGTEGEMLEALTSLVTSRDPDVIEGHNVFGFDLPFLLTRANALDIPIGWGRDGSPPVIGRPRNTAIGGNTRPFTPISIFGRSVIDTLLVVQRYDWARGELSGYGLKECARTFGIAHEDRIELPRDQMERLYAEDPARVRKYALQDAVETARLAELISPVDFYQTQMSPDNYQQVALAGAGEKINALMVRAYLRAGAAVPLAQPSRAYAGAYTEVRHVGLFEHVVKADVESLYPSLMLTHSIAPRSDRLGVFLPALKSLTERRLSAKRQASEAEHRGDSADARYWDGVQGSFKVLINSFYGYLGAPMNFNDMGAAERVTALGREVALSICRRFEELGATVIEVDTDGVYVSPPPGTEGEEAERRIVETVGSVLPTGIRLAFDGRYRAMLSLKIKNYVLETYDGRRILKGAALRSRADEPFGRDFLAGAIDCLLRRDVEGVGSLYQAAARRILDHQMTIAQLARRERVTGKTFSSSLKRREAEAAKGLKTGDFMMVYQRADGDLARAEQFNRDEDTAYYLEKLYRFAARLEPVIGEDFRRIIPPLRRKGEADERQGELDLF; translated from the coding sequence GTGACCGGCAGCGGCGGCCCACTGTTTACCTCGGAACCACAGTCATCCGTCACGGATCCGCGCCTGGATCCAGGGGCGATCCTCTTCGGCGCCGATCCCCTGGAGCGCGTTGTCGCCATTGAGTCCAACGGCGACGCCGGGATCCGTATCTATCGCCGCCGACCGGAAGGCGTAACCGTTGACGTACGCCCATTTGAGCCCTGGATACTCACCACAACTCAGCCTGCCGGTGGCCTGAGTGGCGCCACCTGGACGCGCCTGGAAGGTGAGGGCTTGTGCTGGCTCGCTGCCTTTCAAACCACCACGGCCTATCGCAGTGCGCTGTTTCAGCTGCGCGATCAACACGCTGAGCTGCTTACGTACGGGGCGTTGCCCAAACTGGCCATGACGCGCCTGGGCATAACGCCATTTAAGGGAATGGCGTTCGATGAGTTGGTTCGCATGCAGGTGGATATCGAGACCACGGGCCTGAACGCCGAAACCGACCGCCTGCTGCTTGTAGCCGTCACCGATAGCCTGGGACTGCAGGAGGTGCTCTCCGGAACCGAAGGAGAGATGCTGGAGGCGCTGACGTCGCTGGTGACCTCCCGCGATCCGGACGTTATTGAAGGCCATAATGTTTTTGGCTTTGACTTGCCGTTTCTTTTGACCCGAGCGAACGCTCTGGATATACCGATTGGTTGGGGACGCGATGGATCTCCACCGGTCATCGGTCGGCCGCGCAACACGGCTATTGGGGGTAACACCCGCCCGTTCACGCCGATCTCGATCTTCGGCAGAAGCGTTATCGATACCCTGCTGGTAGTGCAGCGTTACGATTGGGCGCGTGGCGAGCTGAGCGGATATGGGCTGAAGGAGTGCGCGCGCACCTTCGGTATCGCTCACGAGGACCGTATCGAGCTGCCGCGCGACCAGATGGAGCGGCTGTACGCGGAAGATCCGGCGCGCGTGAGGAAGTACGCCCTGCAAGACGCGGTAGAGACCGCTCGCCTGGCCGAGCTGATATCACCGGTAGATTTCTACCAGACACAGATGTCGCCGGATAACTATCAGCAGGTGGCGCTCGCGGGAGCCGGCGAAAAGATCAACGCGCTGATGGTCCGGGCCTACCTTCGGGCTGGAGCTGCGGTTCCACTCGCCCAGCCGTCACGCGCCTATGCCGGCGCCTACACGGAAGTGCGCCACGTCGGTCTGTTCGAGCACGTGGTGAAGGCCGACGTCGAGAGCCTCTATCCCAGCCTGATGCTCACCCACTCCATAGCGCCCCGGTCCGACCGTCTTGGTGTTTTCCTTCCTGCGCTGAAAAGCCTTACCGAGAGGCGGCTTTCCGCCAAGCGCCAGGCGTCGGAGGCTGAGCATCGGGGAGACTCCGCCGATGCCCGATATTGGGACGGTGTGCAGGGCTCGTTCAAGGTGCTCATTAACTCGTTCTACGGGTACCTGGGCGCGCCGATGAACTTCAACGATATGGGCGCTGCTGAACGCGTAACGGCGCTGGGGCGTGAAGTCGCCTTGAGCATCTGTCGCCGGTTTGAAGAGCTGGGAGCGACGGTTATTGAGGTGGATACCGACGGCGTGTACGTTTCTCCGCCACCGGGTACGGAAGGTGAGGAAGCCGAAAGGAGGATCGTGGAGACCGTCGGCAGCGTTCTGCCAACGGGGATCCGGCTGGCATTTGACGGACGATATCGCGCCATGTTGTCGCTTAAGATAAAGAACTACGTCCTGGAAACATACGATGGCAGACGGATTCTGAAAGGCGCGGCGCTGCGGTCGCGCGCAGATGAGCCTTTCGGCAGGGATTTTCTTGCGGGCGCAATCGACTGCCTGCTCCGTCGGGACGTTGAGGGAGTCGGGAGCCTGTACCAGGCGGCGGCGCGCCGCATCCTGGACCACCAGATGACGATTGCGCAGCTAGCGCGGCGTGAACGCGTGACGGGCAAGACCTTTAGCAGCAGCCTGAAACGGCGTGAGGCCGAAGCGGCAAAGGGCCTTAAGACCGGCGACTTCATGATGGTTTACCAGCGTGCTGATGGCGACCTGGCACGAGCCGAGCAGTTCAACCGCGATGAGGATACAGCCTACTACCTTGAGAAGCTGTATCGGTTTGCGGCAAGGCTGGAACCAGTCATTGGGGAGGACTTCCGAAGGATCATCCCGCCGCTGCGCCGAAAGGGCGAGGCCGATGAGCGACAGGGCGAACTGGATCTGTTTTGA
- a CDS encoding HIT domain-containing protein → MPEPLWAPWRLQYIEAANKPEGCIFCDLPSADPASDREHLLLHRGAHAFLMLNAFPYANGHLMVAPYQHASSLQAYPDPVLTEVMSLTRLATSLLTIACAPDGFNCGINVGRAAGAGIEQHLHWHIVPRWSGDTNFMPVLADVRVIPQSLDAAWQRLNTLLPQALKGNDAT, encoded by the coding sequence ATGCCCGAGCCGCTCTGGGCGCCTTGGAGGCTGCAGTACATCGAAGCGGCGAACAAACCGGAGGGATGCATCTTCTGCGATTTGCCGTCCGCGGATCCCGCCTCGGATCGGGAGCATCTGCTGCTCCATCGCGGCGCCCATGCGTTCCTGATGCTCAATGCGTTTCCGTATGCAAACGGCCACCTGATGGTAGCGCCGTACCAGCACGCCAGCTCGCTGCAGGCGTACCCGGATCCGGTGCTGACCGAAGTGATGTCGCTGACACGGCTGGCAACCAGCCTGCTCACTATCGCGTGCGCGCCTGATGGCTTCAACTGCGGCATCAACGTTGGTCGCGCCGCGGGTGCCGGTATCGAGCAGCACTTGCACTGGCACATCGTTCCTCGATGGAGCGGTGACACGAACTTCATGCCCGTTCTCGCCGACGTTCGAGTCATCCCACAGAGCCTCGACGCCGCCTGGCAGCGGCTGAACACCTTGCTTCCGCAAGCTCTGAAGGGAAACGACGCGACATGA
- a CDS encoding peroxiredoxin produces MCLAQVGKSAPDFSMPIACFGEAPGKRRMTLNEFSGRWLILFFYPLDFTDVCPTELISMSDRIEEFSELGAEVLGVSVDSVHAHAAWMSTPRLQGGVGPLKYPLASDMTRSVSSNYGILSDEACVALRGLFIVDPEGVLQYAAVTNLNVGRSTDETLRVLQALQTGGLCPADWKPGSAMVGM; encoded by the coding sequence ATGTGTCTGGCCCAGGTTGGCAAGTCGGCGCCTGATTTCTCGATGCCGATAGCATGTTTCGGCGAGGCGCCCGGCAAACGCCGTATGACGCTGAACGAGTTCTCGGGCCGCTGGCTGATCCTCTTCTTCTACCCGCTCGACTTCACCGACGTTTGCCCCACCGAGCTGATCTCGATGAGCGACCGGATCGAGGAGTTCTCGGAGCTTGGCGCGGAGGTCCTCGGTGTCTCCGTGGATTCGGTGCATGCGCATGCTGCCTGGATGAGCACGCCGCGGCTTCAGGGCGGTGTTGGCCCGCTCAAATACCCGCTTGCCAGCGACATGACACGAAGCGTATCGAGCAACTACGGAATCTTGAGCGATGAGGCATGCGTGGCGTTACGGGGGCTCTTCATCGTTGATCCGGAGGGCGTGCTGCAGTATGCCGCCGTCACGAACTTGAACGTTGGTCGGAGCACCGATGAGACACTTCGCGTGCTTCAGGCGCTGCAAACCGGAGGGTTGTGCCCGGCCGATTGGAAGCCCGGCAGCGCGATGGTCGGCATGTAG
- the moaC gene encoding cyclic pyranopterin monophosphate synthase MoaC: MHELSHLDDRGSARVVDVGPKAVTERRAIARGRVRLRAETIACLRSNTLPKGDAFAVARVAGIQGAKRCSDLIPLCHPLPISSIRVDIALDDIGAQIEAEVAATAKTGVEMEALTAVSLAALALYDMVKAIDRSAEITEIALYEKSGGVSGIFIRGADADE; this comes from the coding sequence ATGCACGAACTTTCACATCTTGATGATCGTGGCAGCGCTCGCGTCGTGGATGTTGGACCCAAGGCGGTTACCGAGCGTCGCGCCATCGCCCGCGGACGCGTGCGCCTGCGGGCCGAAACGATAGCGTGCCTGCGCAGCAACACGCTGCCGAAAGGCGACGCGTTCGCTGTGGCCCGCGTCGCGGGAATCCAGGGCGCGAAGCGATGCTCCGACCTGATACCGTTGTGCCATCCGCTGCCGATCAGTTCGATCCGCGTAGATATTGCGCTCGACGACATCGGCGCGCAGATTGAGGCGGAGGTGGCGGCAACCGCCAAGACCGGAGTGGAGATGGAAGCGCTTACCGCCGTGTCGCTGGCTGCGCTTGCACTGTACGACATGGTGAAGGCAATCGATCGGAGCGCCGAGATCACCGAGATTGCGCTGTACGAAAAGTCTGGCGGCGTCTCCGGCATCTTCATTCGCGGCGCGGACGCGGACGAGTAA